Genomic segment of Parageobacillus genomosp. 1:
CATGGGGATATAGATTTTTTTTTCTTTTTCGTCTATACTAAAAATGATTGCATGAGGAGGGGTAAAGGATGAACGTATTTGAAAAAGACGTACAAAGCAAACGCAATGATGCCGTTGACTCTGCTGTTGGTTTTGCCGTTTCATTTGGCTTTTTCGCAACGATCTTCATCATTGCCACATTAATTAAATTTTTCGGATCGTAAAGAGATTGCTTACATAAGCAGTCTCTTTTCTTTTTCGTACTATATGTTATGGCAGCATGACAGAAAAGGTTCCATGATTTTTCGCATAAGTATAGCGCACCGCACCATGCTGATCCGTCCGTAAAATAAGCGTATTTCTTTTCTGCAAACGTTCGAGCACGGACGGAGAAGGATGATGGTAACGGTTATGTTCGCCTACCGAAATAACCGCTATTTTCGGCCGTATTTTGTCCAAAAATAATTCGGTTGTCGAAGTAGCGCTTCCATGGTGCGCGACTTTTAACACGTCCGCTTTTAACTGCGGGAACGCGCCGATCAGCTCTTTTTCCCCCGCCTCTTCTAAATCCCCAGTGAACAGCCATGACAAGCCGCCGATTTTCGTATACAATACAACAGAATTATTATTATCATCCGGATGCGTCGTAGATGGATGGAGGACATAAAAAGAGATTCCTGCTTTGCTCCATCGGTTGCCTCTTCTGATTTCCTGCACGCTGACCTGCTTTTGCCGGGCGATTTGCATTAGTTGTTCATATATTACCGAATTTTTTTTCATTCCTTTACTGACTAGCAGCTGCTTGACGTCAAACCCACGCACAATTTCTTCTGCCGCACCAATATGATCGACATCTTCGTGGGTAGTAATCAGCTTTTCAATCGTCCTAACTCCATTCGATTTTAAAAAGGGAATGACAACGTCTTTGCCGACATCCCAGTTTCGATGGCGTTGCTGCCACGGCTCTTTTTGCTGTGGCAATGTTCCGCCGGTGTCAATTAGATACACCGCTTGGCGATAAGGCAATTCAATATAAATGCAGTCCCCCTGTCCGACATCTAAAAAAACAACTTCGCCATAACGGTCGATATACGGGCTCAACGCATGAAACGCGATGACAGCGGCAATCCATCCTATCCCCCAATAACGCCGCTTCTCTATATACACAAAAGCAGCCAAAACCGCCGCAACATAGCTAATCAACAACAAAAACGAAGGGCGCCCGAGCGTAAGCGATAGCGGATAGGAAGAGGAAAACAAGAGAACAACTTTGTCCGACCAAACAATCACCTTTTGCAGCAACCACATAAAAGGAACAGAAAGAAGCGGAGTCATTGCACATGCAGCAACGGATATAACAGAAAGCGGCAAAATAATAAAGGAATAAAGAGGTACAAAAATCATATTAAGAACGATGCTCCATAGCGAAATTTCAAAAAAATAGTAAACAAGAAACGGCAGTGCGCTCAACTGGGCAATCAACGCCGTCCAGAACAGGCGCCACAGCGTGGAATCGTGGAACATTACTACCTGTGAGGATAAAATGAGGGCAAACGTCACCGTAAACGATAATTGAAATCCGACATCCCATAACATATAAGGATCCGTAATCAGCATAAGGAGAAAAGCGATGCTTAACGTGTCCAGCGGCAGCAATGTCATCTTTCGGTAATTTGCTGCTAAAAAGAGCATCGCCGTCAAACAGGCGCGAATGACAGAAGGGGAAGACCCGGTCAGCACGATATAAACAGGCAGAAGAATCAGCAGCATAATCGTAGCTGTTTCCCTTGTGAACAAACGAATCAATAGAAAAAATACTGCTCCAACCAACAAGGTGACATGCAACCCAGAAATAGCCAGCAAATGGATTAAGCCGAGCTTCTGATACCCTTCTAACAGCATCTCATCCAGTTGTTTCCGCTCCCCATATATCAGTGCCTGCACAATGCCAGCCGTTTCTGCCGGAAAATGGTCTTCAATTTGGCGAATTCCTTTTTCACGAAGAGAAAGAAGCTGTTCGTATATGGTAGGAGAAGAATGGTGGCAGTCTTGCAAAAGG
This window contains:
- a CDS encoding YqzM family protein, whose protein sequence is MNVFEKDVQSKRNDAVDSAVGFAVSFGFFATIFIIATLIKFFGS
- a CDS encoding DNA internalization-related competence protein ComEC/Rec2, which translates into the protein MKGNVVYIAAAAIFAITTAYARSNAAWLFLILYVLFLFIRKRRLFLVSVATICLFYLHFVYIDQQNNTHLSDDMTVFLFRLTAPIKIDGDRLQAIANVDGEKLQLVYYIKSPGEKQLLSSLLAPGTICKVKGTLERPALPRNPNAFHYRRYLRFHHIHWILTPQSILLQDCHHSSPTIYEQLLSLREKGIRQIEDHFPAETAGIVQALIYGERKQLDEMLLEGYQKLGLIHLLAISGLHVTLLVGAVFFLLIRLFTRETATIMLLILLPVYIVLTGSSPSVIRACLTAMLFLAANYRKMTLLPLDTLSIAFLLMLITDPYMLWDVGFQLSFTVTFALILSSQVVMFHDSTLWRLFWTALIAQLSALPFLVYYFFEISLWSIVLNMIFVPLYSFIILPLSVISVAACAMTPLLSVPFMWLLQKVIVWSDKVVLLFSSSYPLSLTLGRPSFLLLISYVAAVLAAFVYIEKRRYWGIGWIAAVIAFHALSPYIDRYGEVVFLDVGQGDCIYIELPYRQAVYLIDTGGTLPQQKEPWQQRHRNWDVGKDVVIPFLKSNGVRTIEKLITTHEDVDHIGAAEEIVRGFDVKQLLVSKGMKKNSVIYEQLMQIARQKQVSVQEIRRGNRWSKAGISFYVLHPSTTHPDDNNNSVVLYTKIGGLSWLFTGDLEEAGEKELIGAFPQLKADVLKVAHHGSATSTTELFLDKIRPKIAVISVGEHNRYHHPSPSVLERLQKRNTLILRTDQHGAVRYTYAKNHGTFSVMLP